The proteins below come from a single Crossiella sp. CA-258035 genomic window:
- the ligA gene encoding NAD-dependent DNA ligase LigA, with protein sequence MTRNDSSELDVTAAARQRHAELAQEITDHQYRYYVTSPVISDAEFDQLFRELQALEAEHPALVTPDSPTQRVSGSFATEFVPVDHLERMLSLDNAFNAEELQAWAERVEKEVGADAHFLCELKIDGLAVNLLYRDGRLERGLTRGDGRTGEDVTLNLRTLADVPARLVGTAELPVPELVEIRGEVFFTLADFAELNAAQVEAGKPPFANPRNAAAGSLRQKDPKVTASRPLRMICHGLGKRAGFEPARQSDSYNALKAWGLRVSTHTRVLSTVDEVTAYITGWGERRHDAEHEIDGVVVKVDEVTHQRRLGATSRAPRWAIAYKYPPEEVTTQLLDIRVNVGRTGRVTPFAVTEPVKVAGSVVARATLHNANEVRRKGVLIGDRIVLRKAGDVIPEVLGPVVEARDGSEREFIMPTECPECGATLRPMKEADVDIRCPNAQFCPGQLRERLSYLAGRSALDIEVLGFEAAAALVASDVYTNERDLFDLDADKLRQVPLFRTMAGGLSANGQKLLENLETVKTRPLWRILVALSIRHVGPKAARDLARELGSIEVIAQATEEQLAAVDGVGPTIVQAVREWFEVDWHREVVDAWAAAGVRLAEDRDESMPRTLAGLSIVVTGSLPGFSRDEAKEAILSRGGKAVGSVSKKTSFVVVGEAPGSKYDKAVQLKVPVLDEDGFRVLLESGPEAAAEVATVGADGGAGDGDGDQGSAG encoded by the coding sequence GTGACCAGGAACGACAGCAGTGAGCTAGACGTCACCGCGGCGGCGCGCCAGCGCCACGCGGAGCTGGCCCAGGAGATCACCGACCACCAGTACCGGTACTACGTGACCTCGCCGGTGATCTCCGACGCCGAGTTCGACCAGCTCTTCCGCGAGCTGCAAGCGCTGGAGGCCGAGCACCCGGCCCTGGTCACCCCCGACTCGCCGACCCAGCGGGTCAGCGGCAGCTTCGCCACCGAGTTCGTCCCGGTGGACCACCTGGAGCGGATGCTCAGCCTGGACAACGCGTTCAACGCCGAGGAGCTCCAGGCCTGGGCCGAGCGGGTGGAGAAGGAAGTCGGCGCGGACGCGCACTTCCTGTGCGAGCTGAAGATCGACGGCCTCGCGGTCAACCTGCTCTACCGGGACGGGCGGCTGGAACGCGGCCTGACCAGGGGCGACGGCCGCACCGGCGAGGACGTCACGCTCAACCTGCGCACCCTGGCCGACGTGCCCGCGCGCCTGGTCGGCACGGCGGAGCTCCCGGTGCCGGAGTTGGTGGAGATCCGCGGCGAGGTCTTCTTCACCCTCGCTGACTTCGCCGAGCTGAACGCGGCCCAGGTGGAGGCGGGCAAGCCGCCGTTCGCCAACCCGCGCAACGCGGCGGCCGGATCGTTGCGGCAGAAGGATCCCAAGGTCACCGCGAGCCGCCCGCTGCGGATGATCTGCCACGGCCTCGGCAAGCGGGCCGGCTTCGAACCGGCCCGGCAGTCCGACTCCTACAACGCGCTCAAGGCCTGGGGCCTGCGGGTCTCCACGCACACCAGGGTGCTGTCCACTGTGGACGAGGTCACCGCCTACATCACCGGCTGGGGCGAGCGCAGGCACGACGCCGAGCACGAGATCGACGGCGTGGTGGTCAAGGTGGACGAGGTCACCCACCAGCGCCGCCTCGGCGCCACCTCGCGCGCGCCGCGGTGGGCGATCGCCTACAAGTACCCGCCGGAGGAGGTCACCACCCAGCTGCTGGACATCCGGGTCAACGTGGGCCGCACCGGCCGGGTCACCCCGTTCGCGGTGACCGAGCCGGTCAAGGTGGCCGGGTCGGTGGTCGCGCGGGCCACCCTGCACAACGCCAACGAGGTCCGGCGCAAGGGCGTGCTGATCGGCGACCGGATCGTGCTGCGCAAGGCGGGCGACGTGATCCCCGAGGTGCTCGGCCCGGTGGTGGAGGCCCGCGACGGCAGCGAGCGCGAGTTCATCATGCCCACCGAGTGCCCGGAGTGCGGGGCCACGCTGCGGCCGATGAAGGAGGCGGATGTCGACATCCGCTGCCCGAACGCCCAGTTCTGCCCCGGGCAGCTGCGCGAGCGGCTGTCCTACCTGGCCGGCCGGTCCGCGCTGGACATCGAGGTGCTCGGCTTCGAGGCCGCCGCCGCCCTGGTCGCCTCCGACGTCTACACCAACGAACGCGACCTGTTCGACCTGGACGCGGACAAGCTGCGCCAGGTGCCGCTGTTCCGCACCATGGCCGGCGGGCTGTCCGCGAACGGGCAGAAGCTGCTGGAGAACCTGGAGACGGTCAAGACCCGGCCGCTGTGGCGGATCCTGGTCGCGCTGTCCATCCGGCACGTCGGCCCCAAGGCGGCCAGGGACCTGGCCCGCGAGCTGGGCTCGATCGAGGTGATCGCGCAGGCCACCGAGGAGCAGCTGGCCGCGGTCGACGGCGTCGGGCCCACCATCGTGCAAGCCGTGCGCGAGTGGTTCGAGGTGGACTGGCACCGCGAGGTGGTCGACGCCTGGGCCGCGGCCGGGGTGCGGCTGGCCGAGGACCGCGACGAGTCGATGCCGCGCACGCTGGCCGGACTGTCCATTGTGGTCACCGGCAGCCTGCCCGGCTTCTCCAGGGACGAGGCCAAGGAGGCCATCCTGTCCAGGGGTGGCAAGGCGGTCGGCTCGGTGTCGAAGAAAACCAGTTTTGTGGTGGTCGGCGAAGCGCCAGGATCCAAGTACGACAAGGCGGTGCAGCTGAAGGTGCCGGTCCTGGACGAGGACGGGTTCCGGGTGCTGCTGGAGTCCGGTCCGGAGGCAGCCGCCGAGGTGGCCACGGTCGGCGCGGACGGGGGAGCCGGAGATGGCGACGGAGATCAGGGTTCGGCGGGCTGA